In the genome of Dermacentor variabilis isolate Ectoservices chromosome 5, ASM5094787v1, whole genome shotgun sequence, one region contains:
- the LOC142582144 gene encoding acetylcholinesterase-like yields the protein MAKNATTLVLAVIFVIVVAKCYATKQHKLVSTTSGLVRGTILQTTAGPACTFLGIPYAEPPTGNLRFRKPLSKKYWKGVLNATSIPPLCAQLPARFHTYFAVKSSDATSEDCLFLNLFAPVPKRSRLKPVIVYIHGGAFSHGGIAMKIFDASELAVRGDVVVVTVAYRLNAFGFLDMGVEDAPGNMGLYDQLLALRWVKANARAFCGNPDAITLMGQSSGSISVGFHLMWPQSKGLFRRAIMQSGSPLSPVAISTKTEAAYRATLLTAHLGCDQNSSRKFTTAEAIRCLRSKPSAAILDATSSFNSNGFDDFFPVIESSFTSLESELHRNELNARELLAGICEAEGDSVITHLLATISDNDDIAHIGKRSMVLLMKAVMASRSGSDIEPIIEKYFGQIAASDGQGAVYAAADIVAHAQFSCPTVNFVKAFMRPGMTAYVYELSQQPSFIDWPKWARPTHGDDIVFSLGSTFALRVNATEADVRATNNFIRIVSTFSHSG from the exons ATGGCTAAG AACGCAACCACCCTTGTACTTGCAGTCATTTTTGTCATAGTTGTAGCAAAATGCTACgctacaaaacaacacaagctcGTCTCCACCACAAGTGGCCTTGTCCGAGGAACAATTCTTCAGACGACAGCTGGTCCGGCGTGCACGTTCTTGGGGATTCCATACGCGGAGCCACCTACAGGCAATCTTCGCTTCAGAAAACCTCTGTCAAAGAAGTATTGGAAAGGAGTGCTCAATGCCACATCGATACCACCGCTGTGCGCTCAGCTCCCTGCGCGCTTTCACACTTACTTCGCCGTCAAATCTAGTGATGCCACGTCCGAAGACTGCCTTTTCTTGAACCTCTTTGCCCCCGTGCCAAAACGCTCGCGCCTCAAGCCTGTCATTGTGTACATTCATGGCGGCGCATTCTCCCATGGAGGAATTGCTATGAAGATCTTCGACGCCTCGGAACTCGCTGTGAGGGGCGACGTGGTTGTGGTAACAGTGGCGTACAGACTAAATGCTTTCGGGTTTCTGGACATGGGCGTCGAAGATGCGCCCGGCAATATGGGGCTGTATGACCAGCTTCTTGCCCTGCGCTGGGTCAAAGCGAATGCGCGGGCCTTTTGCGGAAATCCTGACGCAATCACGCTTATGGGCCAGAGTTCTGGGTCCATTTCTGTTGGGTTCCATTTGATGTGGCCGCAGAGTAAGGGTCTCTTTCGGCGCGCCATCATGCAGAGCGGAAGCCCTTTGTCTCCCGTTGCTATAAGTACCAAAACCGAGGCCGCTTACCGGGCTACGTTGCTCACGGCACATCTAGGATGCGACCAGAACAGTTCCCGGAAGTTCACTACTGCAGAAGCCATTCGTTGCCTTCGGTCGAAGCCATCAGCTGCCATATTAGACGCGACCAGCAGTTTCAACTCTAACGGGTTCGATGATTTCTTTCCGGTGATCGAGAGCTCGTTCACTTCCCTGGAATCAGAGTTGCACCGGAATGAACTGAACGCTCGTGAACTTCTGGCTGGCATTTGCGAGGCAGAAGGTGACTCCGTAATAACACATCTTCTTGCGACCATCAGCGATAACGACGACATAGCACATATCGGAAAGAGAAGTATGGTGCTCCTAATGAAGGCGGTAATGGCGTCGCGATCTGGCAGCGACATCGAACCCATAATCGAAAAGTATTTCGGACAGATCGCTGCCTCAGACGGCCAGGGAGCAGTATACGCAGCCGCAGATATTGTGGCCCATGCGCAGTTTTCATGTCCAACGGTCAACTTTGTCAAGGCCTTCATGCGTCCAGGCATGACGGCGTACGTGTACGAACTGTCACAGCAACCTTCGTTCATTGACTGGCCAAAATGGGCCCGGCCCACGCATGGCGACGACATCGTTTTCAGCTTGGGCTCCACGTTTGCTTTGAGGGTCAACGCCACTGAAGCCGACGTCAGAGCAACTAACAATTTCATACGCATCGTGTCCACGTTCAGCCATTCAGGGTGA
- the LOC142582315 gene encoding acetylcholinesterase-like, whose amino-acid sequence MRFTAWHCILFMFLQLSSQENSGQQQNSGVTVNTTTGCLRGMVVPTKTKPVRAFLGIPYAEPPVGTTRFRKTESRRPWVGVLSATALPPMCPQLPLNFNSYYLVKDTEPISEDCLFLNIYSPPTNGTFLKPVVVYIHGGFFSYGGISMKLHDASELSARGDVVAVTVAYRLGAFGFLNMGIDDAPGNMGLHDQLLALLWIKNNAKAFGGDPDQITLIGQSAGSYSIAVHLVSPGSKGLFRRAIMQSGSPFTTTLENSKDQARHRARVLAEMLGCGSPRKDSRNVKTTINCMRSKNVAEILNATGSFTTQGLDGFFPVVGDDLIPVKPGQALKSQELNARELLAGISSAEGDGLLDFVAKGFRDDTDAADITKKTMIFFAKGMMITLLDRQSESVIHHYFGGSNIRDGIESVHAAADLLGDSQLGCPTLGFAKRFLGSDTTVFMYQFSQQPSNIGWPKWVRPTHADEIAFTLGSVFKLESDVSEDDAKAAENFMHIISAFSHTGVPRVPDGTPWPKFDQEHHYMEIGKEGNVNQTHLLQSVCDMWEELRPYE is encoded by the exons ATGAGGTTCACGGCATGGCATTGCATCTTATTCATGTTTCTGCAGCTGAGTAGCCAAGAAAACTCCGGCCAACAACAAAATTCCGGCGTGACTGTCAACACTACAACAGGGTGCTTGAGAGGAATGGTTGTCCCCACAAAAACAAAACCAGTGCGTGCGTTCTTGGGTATTCCTTACGCGGAACCACCGGTAGGCACAACTCGATTCAGGAAAACAGAATCACGAAGACCATGGGTGGGAGTCCTTAGCGCAACGGCTCTGCCACCAATGTGCCCTCAGTTACCGTTGAACTTCAACAGCTACTATCTGGTTAAGGACACTGAACCCATATCAGAAGACTGTCTTTTTCTTAATATCTACAGTCCACCCACTAACGGCACATTCCTGAAGCCTGTTGTCGTTTACATTCACGGAGGTTTCTTTTCGTACGGTGGTATTTCAATGAAGCTCCATGACGCCTCTGAGTTGTCGGCCAGAGGAGATGTTGTCGCGGTTACTGTTGCGTATCGGCTGGGTGCCTTCGGATTTCTTAACATGGGCATCGACGATGCCCCAGGTAACATGGGCCTTCATGACCAGCTCCTAGCACTTCTCTGGATAAAAAACAACGCCAAGGCTTTCGGCGGAGATCCAGACCAAATAACGTTGATTGGTCAGAGTGCGGGGTCTTATTCTATAGCTGTACACTTGGTGTCTCCCGGTAGCAAGGGTCTGTTCCGCCGTGCCATCATGCAGAGCGGAAGCCCTTTCACAACTACGCTTGAGAACAGCAAGGATCAGGCGCGCCACAGAGCCCGTGTTCTGGCAGAAATGCTTGGTTGTGGTTCACCAAGAAAGGACTCAAGAAATGTCAAAACAACGATTAATTGCATGCGATCGAAGAATGTGGCAGAGATCTTGAATGCAACTGGCAGTTTCACAACCCAGGGTCTCGATGGTTTCTTCCCAGTTGTTGGAGATGACCTGATACCCGTAAAACCAGGACAAGCACTGAAGAGTCAAGAGCTAAATGCGCGCGAGCTACTGGCCGGCATTTCATCAGCTGAAGGCGATGGACTCCTAGACTTTGTGGCTAAGGGGTTCCGGGATGACACCGATGCGGCTGACATTACAAAAAAGACAATGATTTTTTTCGCTAAAGGTATGATGATCACGCTGTTGGACCGACAATCGGAGTCAGTCATCCATCACTATTTCGGTGGTTCGAATATCCGCGATGGCATCGAATCTGTGCACGCGGCGGCTGACCTTCTGGGTGACAGCCAGCTGGGATGCCCCACGTTAGGGTTTGCCAAAAGGTTTCTCGGCTCAGACACAACTGTCTTCATGTACCAGTTCTCGCAGCAGCCATCAAATATTGGGTGGCCAAAGTGGGTGCGGCCGACTCATGCGGATGAAATTGCGTTTACCCTTGGATCAGTATTTAAACTTGAAAGTGACGTCTCTGAGGACGACGCCAAAGCCGCGGAGAACTTCATGCACATTATTTCTGCGTTCAGCCATACCGG AGTACCACGTGTTCCGGACGGCACTCCCTGGCCGAAGTTTGATCAAGAACACCATTACATGGAAATTGGAAAAGAAGGCAACGTCAACCAAACACACCTTCTTCAGTCTGTGTGCGACATGTGGGAAGAACTGAGGCCGTATGAGTGA